The following proteins are co-located in the Brevibacillus laterosporus DSM 25 genome:
- a CDS encoding pirin family protein, translated as MIKIFPSDSRFQANHGWLKSQFSFSFAEYYDPENMNFGPMRVLNDDTIQAGYGFGTHPHKEMEIVTIMLEGVLRHKDSTGNEEELKPGEIQRMSAGTGIMHSEYNGSTTEEAKLLQLWFEPNQYGLTPSYEQFAYDQQAMINALLPVVSANPHEQRVAHVHQDMTIYLSRLEAGKSISFSQHTNRRTFLFIMEGQLQVNGQVLERRDSARITDLDTLELVAGQDSYFMLIDLP; from the coding sequence ATGATAAAAATTTTTCCATCAGATTCTCGTTTTCAAGCTAATCATGGCTGGTTGAAATCACAATTTAGTTTTTCCTTTGCAGAATATTATGATCCAGAAAATATGAACTTTGGTCCTATGAGAGTGTTAAATGACGATACAATCCAAGCTGGATATGGTTTTGGAACCCATCCTCACAAGGAGATGGAGATTGTTACGATCATGTTAGAAGGTGTCTTGCGTCATAAAGACAGTACAGGAAATGAAGAGGAACTAAAACCAGGGGAGATTCAACGTATGTCTGCTGGTACTGGTATTATGCACTCTGAGTATAATGGCTCTACTACGGAAGAAGCTAAGCTACTTCAATTATGGTTTGAACCGAATCAGTATGGCTTAACGCCGTCATATGAACAATTTGCTTATGATCAACAAGCGATGATAAATGCTTTATTGCCTGTCGTATCAGCCAATCCACATGAGCAACGTGTCGCACATGTACACCAAGATATGACCATTTATTTGTCACGATTAGAAGCTGGTAAGAGTATTTCTTTCTCCCAACATACGAATAGACGGACGTTCTTATTCATCATGGAGGGTCAATTACAAGTTAACGGCCAAGTATTAGAACGACGTGACTCGGCTCGTATTACCGATCTGGATACATTGGAGCTAGTAGCAGGGCAAGATTCCTATTTTATGCTGATTGATCTGCCGTAA
- a CDS encoding MogA/MoaB family molybdenum cofactor biosynthesis protein codes for MSTTEHKATAPKSVGVMVVTVSDTRDEETDKSGKLMKNLLEEAGHTTLLYSIVKDEPLQIQAVIEQGVQHPEVDVILLNGGTGIAPRDHTYESVKGLLDKEMPGFGEIFRMLSYTEDIGSASILSRAIAGTYKGTAIFSTPGSTGAVKLAMVKLILPELGHVVRELRRTV; via the coding sequence ATGAGCACAACCGAACATAAAGCGACTGCACCTAAAAGTGTGGGGGTAATGGTTGTCACCGTCTCTGATACAAGGGACGAAGAGACAGATAAAAGTGGAAAGCTAATGAAAAATCTTTTAGAAGAAGCGGGTCATACTACTCTTCTCTATTCTATTGTTAAAGATGAACCATTGCAGATACAGGCTGTAATTGAACAAGGGGTACAACACCCAGAGGTAGATGTGATTTTGCTTAACGGAGGAACAGGTATTGCTCCCCGTGATCATACATATGAGTCGGTAAAAGGATTGCTTGATAAAGAAATGCCCGGGTTTGGCGAGATTTTCCGCATGCTAAGTTATACCGAGGATATTGGTTCCGCATCCATATTATCGAGAGCGATAGCGGGCACCTATAAAGGAACAGCGATTTTTTCCACACCAGGTTCTACAGGAGCGGTTAAACTAGCAATGGTCAAATTAATTCTGCCCGAATTAGGACATGTTGTCAGAGAATTGCGCAGAACAGTATAA
- a CDS encoding B12-binding domain-containing radical SAM protein, whose translation MKILLATLNAKFIHSSLALRYLRSYAKPYYPDIELVEYTINDVLINIVGDIHKRQPDIIAFSCYIWNIRETLDVINNVKKICPNVQIILGGPEVSYDTDEWMKKYPAIDVIVMGEGEEAFLELCQTYERAKQTGEAPLLKEVPGIAYRDGERVRFSMQRIQTKDLNHLPSPFEEDLDELNNRVVYFEASRGCPFRCQYCLSSIENGVRYFDLDRVKRDLKRLIDHGVKTIKFVDRTFNINKQYAMEIFQFLIDNHNGTIFQFEITADILKPDVVDFLAENAPPGIFRFEIGVQSTNDETNRLVQRRQNFEKLSYTVLKIKESGKIDQHLDLIAGLPEEDYASFRKTFNDVFALRPEELQLGFLKMLRGTGVRARAAEHGYIYMDQSPYEILGNNVLSFNDMQRIKRTEDILEKYWNAHRMDKAFEWILTHHFETPFDFFQEFGDYWEEQGWGRFGHQLEDLFTRLQRFLESKVPYKTGHSLSMLKFDYLLHQKYRPRKIWWDDTVNKSELQAIYQNVANKRADLRADFALHAETEKEYAKHTTVAHVSFNVEHYIKTGEMVEGNFALVMYYPFVEGQSNTFICVPVPQTVA comes from the coding sequence ATGAAAATTTTACTTGCAACACTTAACGCCAAATTTATTCATTCTTCTTTGGCTTTAAGGTATTTGCGTAGCTATGCCAAGCCCTACTATCCAGATATTGAACTGGTAGAATATACCATTAATGATGTTCTAATTAATATTGTAGGGGATATTCATAAACGTCAGCCCGATATCATTGCATTTTCCTGTTATATCTGGAATATTCGCGAGACGCTGGACGTAATTAATAATGTAAAAAAGATTTGTCCAAATGTGCAGATCATTTTAGGAGGCCCAGAAGTCTCCTACGATACAGACGAGTGGATGAAAAAATATCCTGCAATCGATGTGATCGTGATGGGTGAAGGTGAAGAAGCATTCCTAGAATTATGTCAAACCTATGAACGGGCAAAACAAACCGGAGAAGCTCCTTTATTAAAAGAAGTGCCAGGTATCGCTTACCGAGATGGAGAACGTGTCCGTTTTTCAATGCAGCGTATACAAACGAAAGATTTAAACCACTTACCTTCTCCATTTGAAGAGGATTTAGATGAATTGAATAACCGTGTCGTTTATTTTGAAGCGTCTCGTGGTTGTCCTTTTCGCTGTCAATACTGTTTGTCCTCCATTGAAAATGGGGTTCGCTATTTTGATCTAGATCGTGTGAAGCGTGATTTAAAGCGTTTAATAGATCATGGAGTTAAAACCATTAAATTTGTGGATCGGACTTTTAATATTAATAAGCAATATGCCATGGAAATCTTTCAATTTTTAATTGATAACCATAATGGAACCATTTTTCAATTTGAGATAACGGCCGATATCCTAAAGCCAGATGTTGTTGACTTTCTAGCTGAGAATGCACCACCAGGTATTTTCCGCTTTGAAATTGGGGTTCAATCAACAAATGACGAAACGAATCGTCTTGTACAACGTCGACAAAACTTTGAAAAATTAAGTTATACCGTGCTGAAAATCAAAGAATCTGGTAAAATTGATCAGCACTTAGACTTAATCGCGGGATTACCAGAGGAAGATTACGCATCCTTCCGCAAAACGTTTAATGATGTATTTGCTTTGCGTCCAGAAGAGTTACAATTAGGCTTTTTAAAAATGTTGCGAGGTACAGGTGTGAGGGCACGTGCTGCAGAACATGGATACATATATATGGATCAGTCACCCTATGAAATCTTGGGAAATAACGTACTTTCCTTTAATGATATGCAGCGTATTAAGCGTACGGAAGATATTCTAGAAAAATATTGGAATGCTCATAGGATGGACAAGGCGTTTGAATGGATTTTAACTCATCATTTTGAGACGCCATTTGATTTCTTTCAAGAGTTTGGGGATTATTGGGAAGAGCAAGGCTGGGGACGTTTTGGGCATCAGTTAGAAGATTTATTTACTCGTCTCCAACGTTTTCTTGAAAGTAAAGTTCCATATAAAACAGGCCATTCCTTAAGTATGTTAAAATTTGATTACTTATTACATCAGAAATATCGACCGCGTAAAATCTGGTGGGACGATACGGTCAACAAATCGGAATTACAAGCGATTTATCAAAATGTAGCAAATAAACGTGCTGACTTACGTGCAGATTTTGCCCTACACGCTGAAACGGAAAAAGAGTATGCCAAACATACTACAGTAGCGCATGTCTCATTTAATGTAGAACACTATATAAAAACGGGTGAAATGGTTGAAGGTAATTTTGCTTTGGTGATGTATTATCCGTTTGTGGAAGGACAATCCAATACGTTCATCTGTGTCCCTGTACCACAAACAGTTGCCTAG
- a CDS encoding DedA family protein has product MSVDVLLQFIEQYGYLAIFFLLWLGIVGLPVPDELVVATGGLVAALGYLNPYYAFLAGYFGVVSGLSIGFFLGRWVGPPILTRLAKKKKFGPYIDRSTALIKKYGTFSLFISYLLPVVRHLVPYVVAVGGMTFRKYALYSYTTGLVWALAFYFLGYFFGNHVDHIIAVSRHYGFITLWVILALIIGLIIYRFCCLKKRANKRPEGDRK; this is encoded by the coding sequence ATGAGTGTGGATGTGTTACTTCAATTTATTGAACAATATGGATATCTGGCCATCTTTTTTCTCTTATGGCTGGGCATTGTAGGTCTGCCTGTTCCTGATGAACTGGTAGTAGCGACAGGTGGATTAGTTGCTGCTCTTGGTTATTTAAATCCGTACTATGCTTTTCTTGCTGGCTACTTCGGAGTGGTTTCGGGTCTGTCTATCGGCTTCTTTTTAGGACGTTGGGTGGGTCCACCTATACTAACTCGGTTAGCTAAGAAAAAGAAATTTGGACCTTATATCGATCGATCGACCGCACTCATCAAAAAATATGGTACGTTTTCACTGTTTATCAGCTATTTGCTGCCAGTTGTACGTCATTTAGTGCCATATGTTGTAGCAGTCGGAGGTATGACTTTTCGTAAATATGCGCTATATTCCTACACCACTGGTCTGGTTTGGGCGTTGGCATTCTACTTTCTCGGTTATTTTTTTGGCAACCATGTGGATCATATTATCGCTGTGAGTCGTCATTACGGTTTTATAACATTGTGGGTGATACTAGCCCTAATTATAGGCTTGATTATTTATCGCTTTTGCTGCTTAAAAAAACGTGCGAATAAAAGACCAGAGGGGGATCGGAAGTGA
- a CDS encoding DUF1294 domain-containing protein: MIPKKLHAHKRQRNSIFLVTWVMLLTGVVLHRLLLISVAIGFINLYALCAMGWDKRLARKHNSWRIPEATFFLLAALGGAVGVGLGMLLWRHKTKHPSFCVLIPLCLLWNGGAFYVMWYYVLPYFV; the protein is encoded by the coding sequence GTGATCCCGAAAAAACTACATGCTCATAAACGACAGAGAAATAGTATTTTTCTAGTAACCTGGGTTATGCTGTTAACTGGAGTGGTATTACATCGGCTTCTGCTTATTTCAGTAGCTATTGGGTTCATTAATCTTTATGCGTTGTGTGCAATGGGATGGGACAAACGTCTTGCTCGCAAGCATAACTCTTGGAGAATACCAGAGGCTACGTTTTTTTTGTTAGCTGCGCTTGGAGGTGCTGTGGGCGTAGGCCTAGGGATGCTTTTATGGCGTCATAAAACCAAGCATCCGTCTTTTTGTGTTCTGATACCACTTTGTTTATTATGGAATGGTGGGGCTTTTTATGTCATGTGGTATTATGTGTTACCATATTTCGTATGA
- a CDS encoding M42 family metallopeptidase: protein MDQKTEQMLRDLTEAHGVPGFEQEVRQVMKSYIEPYADEITYDNLGSLIAKKTGDANGPKVLIAGHLDEVGFMVTRITEEGFLKFQPLGGWWPQVMLAQRVHIQTKEGFLDGVIGSIPPHVMPMEKRRKMVEIKDMFVDIGASSKKEAEEFGVRLGDPVIPVCPFTVLKNPKMLMAKAWDNRMGCAAAIDLMKGLQGVEHPNTLYAAGTVMEEVGTRGAFTVANVVKPDIGIAVDVGIAGDTPGVSKNDAPSKAGAGVEIGLYDARMIAPQKLRDFVIETAEMEKIPYQLTSIPGGATDAAAFTLTGSGIPSIALSVATRYIHSHASVLHYDDYENLVKLLIALVKRLDKEKVAELTSFE, encoded by the coding sequence ATGGATCAAAAAACAGAACAAATGCTACGTGATCTAACAGAGGCTCATGGTGTACCAGGCTTTGAACAAGAAGTCCGTCAGGTTATGAAATCATACATAGAACCGTACGCAGATGAAATTACTTATGATAATTTAGGGAGCTTGATCGCTAAAAAAACAGGAGATGCTAACGGGCCTAAAGTGTTGATCGCGGGACACTTGGACGAAGTTGGTTTCATGGTAACGCGTATTACAGAGGAAGGTTTTCTGAAATTTCAACCGTTGGGTGGATGGTGGCCACAGGTAATGCTGGCACAGCGTGTGCATATTCAAACCAAGGAAGGCTTCTTAGATGGAGTAATTGGTTCCATCCCACCACATGTTATGCCAATGGAAAAGCGCCGTAAAATGGTTGAAATCAAAGATATGTTTGTGGATATTGGGGCTTCTAGTAAAAAAGAGGCAGAGGAGTTCGGAGTTCGTTTGGGTGATCCGGTTATTCCGGTGTGTCCATTTACTGTGTTAAAAAATCCAAAAATGCTGATGGCAAAAGCATGGGATAATCGTATGGGTTGTGCTGCTGCTATTGATTTAATGAAGGGCCTACAAGGTGTTGAGCACCCAAATACCTTGTATGCGGCAGGAACTGTAATGGAAGAAGTAGGAACTCGTGGAGCTTTCACTGTGGCTAATGTAGTAAAACCTGATATCGGTATCGCGGTAGATGTGGGTATCGCTGGTGATACACCAGGTGTTAGCAAAAATGATGCTCCATCAAAAGCAGGTGCAGGGGTAGAAATTGGGCTATATGACGCTCGAATGATTGCTCCGCAAAAATTGCGTGATTTTGTTATTGAGACAGCTGAAATGGAAAAGATACCGTATCAATTAACTTCCATTCCAGGTGGAGCTACAGATGCGGCGGCGTTTACTCTAACAGGTAGTGGTATACCATCTATTGCACTCTCTGTAGCAACACGCTATATTCATAGTCATGCGTCTGTACTTCATTATGATGATTATGAGAACCTGGTAAAATTATTGATTGCTTTGGTGAAGCGCTTGGATAAAGAAAAGGTAGCAGAATTAACTTCTTTTGAATAA
- the sspI gene encoding small acid-soluble spore protein SspI — MNINALNLRQAIMYKMQGSSPTSVQETINDAISSRMEKTLPGLGVLFEVLWQNSNSDLQQQMVTTISEHIPTNTDSPV; from the coding sequence GTGAACATTAATGCATTAAATCTTCGTCAAGCTATTATGTATAAAATGCAAGGCTCTAGTCCTACCTCTGTACAAGAAACAATCAACGATGCTATTTCAAGTCGTATGGAGAAAACATTACCTGGACTTGGTGTATTATTTGAGGTGTTATGGCAAAACAGCAACTCAGATCTGCAACAACAAATGGTCACTACCATCTCCGAGCATATTCCAACGAATACAGACTCTCCTGTATAA
- a CDS encoding potassium channel family protein translates to MSKQFAVIGMGRFGSSVAHALYEMGYEVMGIDEDEERINENIQNVTHSVAADSTDEMALREIGIRNFDVVVVSIGADIQASILTVLILKEMGVKKIVAKAQNERHGQVLYKVGADRVVFPERDMGIRVAHNLISANVLDFIELAEDYSVAEVVVSHSMVGQSLRDIDVRAKYGVNVIAIKSNQSFNISPGPDIVLQHDDVLVVIGHNMDLKEFEEKA, encoded by the coding sequence ATGTCAAAACAATTTGCCGTTATTGGAATGGGACGCTTTGGTTCCAGTGTGGCCCATGCTTTGTATGAAATGGGTTATGAAGTGATGGGAATCGATGAAGATGAAGAGCGTATTAATGAAAATATCCAAAATGTAACACATTCGGTTGCTGCCGATTCTACAGATGAGATGGCATTGCGAGAAATTGGAATCCGTAACTTTGATGTTGTGGTTGTATCCATTGGAGCTGATATTCAAGCCAGTATCTTGACTGTTTTGATTCTAAAAGAAATGGGCGTTAAAAAAATCGTAGCTAAAGCACAAAATGAGCGCCATGGGCAAGTTCTTTATAAGGTCGGAGCGGATCGAGTGGTATTTCCAGAGCGAGATATGGGAATACGCGTTGCGCATAATTTAATTTCAGCTAATGTACTGGATTTTATCGAGCTTGCTGAAGATTATAGTGTGGCTGAGGTGGTAGTATCTCATTCGATGGTTGGACAATCTTTACGGGACATCGATGTTCGTGCTAAGTATGGAGTTAACGTTATTGCTATTAAGAGTAACCAATCGTTTAACATTTCCCCAGGCCCAGACATTGTTTTGCAACATGATGATGTATTGGTTGTCATTGGTCATAATATGGATTTGAAAGAATTTGAGGAGAAGGCATAA
- a CDS encoding TrmH family RNA methyltransferase has product MKVEHIQSLQNPLVKRLKELQTKKGRESAGRFLIEGEHLVEEALLSKMEVVTLLYDEGKGLPATVNRALEAFPYPVKCLSTTDAVLSKLSETKTPQGIVAEVKMRSNDWATEWKCLQKYDFLILILDELQDPGNVGTIMRTAEAAGVDAVLMGRGSVDLYNGKVLRSTMGSFFRMPVFTCDVKAVSEQIKMAGGRILVTALGQQSREYDEPVYSGKVAIVIGNEARGVSDSVLSQADELIHIPIYGRTESLNAAVATGVMLYEAVRQRKADCDCG; this is encoded by the coding sequence ATGAAAGTAGAACATATACAATCTCTGCAAAACCCTTTAGTAAAGCGCTTGAAGGAATTGCAAACCAAAAAGGGCCGAGAATCAGCAGGACGTTTCCTTATAGAAGGAGAGCATCTTGTGGAAGAAGCTCTATTGTCTAAGATGGAAGTAGTAACGCTCTTGTATGATGAGGGCAAAGGTTTACCAGCTACAGTAAACCGAGCGCTTGAAGCATTCCCATACCCTGTCAAATGCTTGTCTACAACGGATGCCGTGTTAAGTAAGTTATCAGAAACAAAAACACCGCAGGGAATCGTAGCAGAAGTGAAAATGCGTTCTAATGATTGGGCTACTGAGTGGAAGTGTTTGCAAAAATACGACTTTCTCATACTCATTCTTGACGAATTACAAGACCCTGGTAATGTAGGTACAATTATGCGGACAGCAGAGGCGGCTGGTGTAGATGCTGTTTTGATGGGACGAGGCAGTGTCGACCTTTATAATGGGAAGGTATTGCGTTCAACGATGGGTTCATTCTTCCGCATGCCCGTATTTACTTGTGATGTAAAAGCCGTATCAGAGCAAATAAAAATGGCAGGTGGACGTATACTGGTGACAGCCCTTGGGCAACAAAGTCGAGAGTATGACGAACCAGTATATAGCGGAAAGGTTGCCATAGTAATTGGTAATGAGGCACGAGGAGTGTCAGATTCCGTACTTTCCCAAGCAGACGAACTGATTCACATTCCGATCTATGGACGAACAGAATCGTTAAATGCAGCTGTTGCTACTGGCGTGATGTTGTATGAAGCGGTACGTCAGCGCAAAGCTGATTGTGATTGCGGCTAA
- the pheS gene encoding phenylalanine--tRNA ligase subunit alpha has product MQTRLQQLKENALALLKQVGEGQELQDLRVKYLGKKGELTEILRGMGGLSAEERPKVGQLVNDVRQVIEEAILSKQQEFEARVLEAKLSKQSIDVTLPGRPVPTGTMHPLSRIIEELEDIFIGLGYEVAEGPEVELDHFNFEMLNLPKGHPARDMQDSFYITEELLLRTHTSPVQARTMLKKEGKTPVKIICPGKVYRRDDDDATHSHQFTQIEGLVVGKGISMSDLKGTLLTFAKQMFGEDQQIRLRPSFFPFTEPSVEVDIQCVICHGEGCRICKQTGWIEILGAGMVHPRVLEMAGYNPQEVSGFAFGMGVERIAMLKYGIEDIRNFYTNDVRFLRQFNRS; this is encoded by the coding sequence GTGCAAACGCGTTTACAACAGTTAAAAGAAAATGCACTTGCTTTATTGAAGCAAGTAGGCGAAGGACAGGAGCTTCAGGACCTTCGTGTCAAATACTTAGGCAAAAAAGGCGAATTAACAGAAATTCTACGTGGTATGGGTGGATTGTCTGCTGAAGAGCGCCCAAAAGTAGGCCAGCTAGTTAATGATGTTCGTCAAGTGATTGAAGAAGCGATTCTTTCTAAACAGCAGGAATTTGAAGCACGTGTACTAGAAGCGAAGTTAAGCAAGCAAAGCATTGATGTGACACTGCCAGGTCGTCCTGTACCGACAGGAACGATGCATCCTTTGTCTCGTATTATTGAAGAATTGGAAGATATCTTTATTGGTCTAGGCTATGAAGTAGCAGAAGGACCTGAAGTGGAGTTAGATCACTTCAACTTTGAAATGCTCAACTTACCAAAAGGACATCCAGCACGTGATATGCAGGATTCTTTCTACATTACAGAGGAACTGTTATTACGTACGCATACCTCACCTGTACAGGCTCGTACCATGTTAAAAAAAGAAGGAAAAACGCCAGTTAAAATCATTTGCCCTGGAAAAGTGTATCGCCGTGATGATGACGATGCGACACATTCCCATCAATTTACTCAAATTGAAGGTCTTGTGGTTGGAAAAGGCATTAGCATGAGTGATTTGAAAGGAACCTTGCTGACGTTTGCTAAGCAAATGTTTGGAGAAGACCAGCAAATTCGTCTTCGCCCTAGTTTCTTCCCATTCACAGAGCCGAGCGTTGAGGTAGATATTCAGTGCGTAATCTGTCACGGTGAGGGTTGCCGCATTTGTAAACAAACTGGTTGGATTGAAATTCTAGGTGCTGGAATGGTTCATCCTCGCGTCCTTGAAATGGCAGGCTATAATCCGCAGGAAGTAAGCGGTTTTGCATTTGGTATGGGAGTAGAGCGCATTGCAATGCTGAAGTATGGCATTGAGGATATTCGTAATTTCTATACAAACGATGTACGTTTCCTACGTCAATTTAACCGCTCCTAG